The following proteins are co-located in the Macadamia integrifolia cultivar HAES 741 chromosome 3, SCU_Mint_v3, whole genome shotgun sequence genome:
- the LOC122073239 gene encoding RING-H2 finger protein ATL65-like: MTPAASPDYEFKWGPSPAKIHQPPARLTVNFSPSLTAMVVVVATAFLVVTYFRLIYRHLLNPIIDHFRWWRGRWRHWRHRRSYDPSTTDIESIPSNAIFESATTPAYHFLSPAHGLDEIVIKTIPLSVYTTKKWSNDAARDCAVCLLDFQDNDYIRTLPVCAHAFHVDCIDKWLRSHANCPLCRAGIFQPESPFVPMMAARIRPNLEDRVSQTIFLEHVSGAAHESEIAPYVEEASASASASASASASLVSPRRNENHDRYTCNYNGGHDFLLKRSYSFGFESNFAVDRFMLEPATATPCGYRRASFWRKSRVFSFRHYRGMKSPFFRRRSGFYPLSESSLRFSGGGYSRRSKSSVSPMFMRTSIGVGLSSSRIRCGDPEALLSPERLNKRW; this comes from the coding sequence ATGACACCGGCGGCCTCACCGGATTACGAGTTCAAATGGGGACCATCTCCCGCTAAAATCCATCAGCCACCGGCTAGGCTTACCGTCAACTTCAGCCCGTCTCTAACTGCGATGGTGGTCGTGGTCGCCACCGCATTCCTAGTGGTCACCTATTTCCGCCTCATCTACCGCCACCTCCTCAACCCAATCATTGACCACTTCCGGTGGTGGCGTGGCCGGTGGAGACACTGGCGCCACCGTCGTTCCTATGACCCTTCCACCACCGACATCGAATCAATCCCATCGAACGCCATATTCGAGTCTGCCACCACCCCCGCCTATCACTTCCTTTCCCCTGCTCACGGCCTCGACGAGATTGTCATCAAAACTATCCCTCTCTCTGTCTACACCACCAAGAAATGGTCCAACGATGCCGCTCGTGATTGCGCCGTTTGTCTACTGGATTTCCAAGATAACGACTACATCCGTACTCTCCCCGTCTGCGCCCATGCTTTTCATGTCGATTGCATCGACAAGTGGCTCAGGTCCCACGCCAATTGCCCTCTCTGCAGAGCCGGAATTTTCCAACCCGAATCTCCGTTTGTTCCAATGATGGCAGCCAGAATCCGCCCAAACCTTGAAGATCGGGTCTCACAGACCATATTCCTCGAGCACGTAAGTGGAGCGGCTCACGAATCCGAAATCGCCCCCTACGTTGAAGAGGCATCAGCATCAGCATCAGCATCAGCATCAGCATCAGCATCATTGGTATCACCGAGAAGAAACGAGAACCATGACAGGTATACCTGCAACTATAACGGAGGTCATGATTTCCTGTTGAAGCGATCGTACTCGTTCGGGTTCGAGAGTAACTTCGCAGTGGATCGGTTCATGTTGGAGCCAGCGACGGCTACGCCGTGCGGGTATCGAAGGGCGAGCTTCTGGAGAAAATCTAGGGTTTTCTCGTTCAGGCACTACAGGGGAATGAAGTCTCCCTTCTTCCGACGAAGATCGGGGTTCTATCCATTGTCTGAGTCGAGCTTAAGATTCTCCGGCGGAGGGTATTCGAGACGGAGCAAGTCGTCGGTGAGCCCGATGTTCATGAGGACATCGATTGGGGTGGGGTTATCGTCGAGTAGGATTAGATGTGGAGATCCAGAGGCGTTGCTCTCGCCGGAGAGATTGAACAAACGGTGGTAA